In Plasmodium falciparum 3D7 genome assembly, chromosome: 13, the following are encoded in one genomic region:
- a CDS encoding serine/threonine protein kinase, putative: MKLSSCITYVSILCNLIIVGRFLYSSFLFLFSENILNYFERNNPFIHRKKYLIHKRTQPILHSSKYRHPYEGSFKKKVIYDNNYFGIRKEINLVHYNKFSFYEYLFLLLFYKKGIHKIFDYVYVYYYKTNIFDSLYNYNNEYVKNNLLFAFAKDIKKYFLIFNSNIKKLDVQLAILIKKKRRKKKKRIYEQKHLASYSSKLERTTNGNKYINTYDGNEEENIFVHEEINTAYGNYEGKPVLNSKYCLIKKIKNILKKKTLRKSNINKLDVIHLPIDDESVENKNNVELNNYVCKSCIIDIEEKSLYALKIREEEKEKDSNNISLYKEKSRHIQIYYDYEDMQEYIMKKKKKNEKNEKNEKKKKKKIMMRNFNKSISGTKPIINTPYYEPLKNNYQMINFTKRLFLSNPMKIQEKGFELNRYYPRRVNYPMKEKLGTGSYGEIWYAININKNSQYKDVVLKKFLITKDEETSELNAMREVYFGEILKNCDNISRFIEYFKEYEINETVNKKKEEYIYFWLVFVNEGYSLSKHLFDTSSSTLGLVTPSALWWSIKKQNIGMLVLKDLLRQILNGIYIAHKKGITHRDIKMENIFVSSTTPFTVRIGDWGSAVEYKNEHFSFIPSKDEETNGYQPPESLFGHMKNNFMRLPYYDMWSIGIVFLQFILGTKNPLEVKDKESERRLKKIFSKYPIDILKEAIFLQSLSELCLTPWVKKSTHNLIRLQKKKKNKIIHECDRYDITINDVHDVSHNNNINPYNRPNHIYRKHFFSTKSSYNSLYTNNNNNFIMNKLKYYITNDLINIKKQSFHNIYNIISDKYKSLISLPSSPLCSDGMCLHKYDQAYDKKNITQPNDTGLICLNKYKLFFSENQKNILPNYTCDDEKFQNILKDRDPSGVGLPNKNARDLLRQLLNFDYESRITAEQALNHPWFQEN, translated from the coding sequence atgaaattgtCCTCTTGCATAACATATGTTTCAATATTGTGtaatttaataatagttGGTCGTTTTTTGtattcttcatttttgtttttgtttagtgaaaatattttaaattattttgaaaGGAATAATCCTTTTATTCATAGGAAAAAATATCTTATTCATAAAAGGACCCAACCAATTTTGCATTCTTCAAAATATAGACATCCATATGAAGGTTCATTCAAAAAGAAGGTAATTTATgacaataattattttggaataagaaaagaaataaacttggttcattataataaattctctttttatgaatatttatttttgctTCTTTTTTACAAAAAGGGTATTCACAAAATTTTTGATTatgtttatgtatattattataaaacaaatatatttgattccttatataattataacaatgaatatgttaaaaataatttactcTTTGCTTTTGCaaaggatataaaaaaatatttccttatttttaattcGAATATAAAAAAGCTCGATGTCCAGCTAgctattttaataaaaaaaaaaagaagaaaaaaaaaaaaaagaatatatgaacaaaaacACTTGGCTAGCTATTCATCAAAATTAGAGAGAACTACAAatggaaataaatatataaatacatatgatGGAAATGAAGAGGAGAATATTTTTGTGCATGAAGAAATTAATACAGCGTATGGAAATTATGAAGGGAAACCTGTTTTGAATTCAAAATATTGtctgataaaaaaaataaaaaatatattaaaaaagaaaacgtTAAGGAAAagtaacataaataaattggACGTTATTCATCTTCCGATTGATGATGAGAGTGtagagaataaaaataatgtagaactaaataattatgtatgtAAATCATGTATAATTGATATAGAAGAAAAGTCATTATATGCTTTAAAAATTcgagaagaagaaaaagaaaaggatagtaataatatatctttatataaagaaaaatcaagacatattcaaatatattacgATTATGAAGATATGcaagaatatattatgaagaaaaaaaaaaaaaatgaaaaaaatgaaaaaaatgaaaaaaaaaaaaaaaagaagattatGATGagaaattttaataaatcaattTCAGGAACAAAACCAATTATCAATACACCATATTATGAACCGTTGAAAAACAATTACCAGATGATTAATTTTACAAAacgtttatttttatcaaatcCAATGAAGATACAAGAAAAAGGATTTGAACTAAATAGATATTATCCAAGAAGAGTAAATTATCCTATGAAAGAAAAGTTGGGTACTGGGTCTTATGGAGAAATATGGTAtgctataaatataaataagaattcACAATATAAAGAtgttgtattaaaaaaatttcttaTAACCAAAGATGAAGAAACATCTGAATTGAATGCTATGAGAGAAGTATATTTTGGtgagatattaaaaaattgtgACAATATAAGTAGATTTattgaatattttaaagaatatgaaataaatgaaactgtaaataagaaaaaagaagaatacatttatttttggtTAGTATTTGTAAATGAAGGATATTCATTATCTAAGCATTTATTTGATACATCTTCTAGTACCTTAGGCTTAGTTACTCCTAGTGCTTTATGGTGGAGTATTAAAAAACAGAACATAGGTATGTTAGTATTAAAAGATTTATTACGTCAAATATTaaatggtatatatatagctCATAAAAAGGGTATAACGCATAGAGATATtaaaatggaaaatatatttgtctCATCAACTACACCATTTACTGTACGTATAGGTGATTGGGGTAGTGCtgttgaatataaaaatgaacacTTTTCTTTTATACCTTCAAAAGATGAAGAAACAAATGGTTATCAACCTCCTGAGTCTTTATTTGgtcatatgaaaaataattttatgcgTTTACCTTATTATGATATGTGGAGTATCGGAATAGTTTTCTTACAATTTATTTTAGGTACAAAAAATCCATTGGAAGTAAAAGATAAAGAAAGTGAACgtagattaaaaaaaatattttctaaatatcctattgatatattaaaagaagcTATATTTTTACAGAGTTTATCTGAGCTCTGTTTAACTCCTTGGGTAAAGAAATCTACACATAATTTGATAcgtttacaaaaaaaaaaaaaaaataaaataatacatgaGTGTGATAGGTATGATATAACTATTAATGATGTACATGATGTttcacataataataatatcaatcCTTATAATCGACCTAATCATATTTATAGGAAGcattttttttcaacaaaatcttcatataattcactatatacaaataataataataatttcattatgaataaattaaaatattatattaccaacgatttaattaatataaaaaaacaatcctttcacaatatttataatatcatatcggataaatataaatctttAATATCCTTACCATCATCACCATTATGTTCTGATGGTATGTGTCTACACAAATATGACCAAGCATATgacaagaaaaatataacacaACCAAATGATACAGGTCTTATATgtttgaataaatataaactcTTTTTTAgtgaaaatcaaaaaaatatattaccaaATTATACATGTGATGATGAAAAGTTTCAAAATATTCTTAAGGATAGGGATCCTTCAGGTGTAGGATTACCAAATAAAAATGCAAGAGATCTCTTACGACAGCTCTTAAATTTTGATTATGAAAGCAGGATAACAGCAGAGCAAGCTTTAAATCACCCTTGGTTccaagaaaattaa
- a CDS encoding CPW-WPC family protein, with amino-acid sequence MNYRFVFLLSVIILNVIQKGCCSSWLNQEDKKATFSFSGNLKLDIKNDKENKLNDFENNKNVERLNEGVTKIMQKEKELIESNKHVKDVVDEVGIVIKKKYNINELPPSGLTKDEEEDVKEDSAFLSDDLEEAAENFSLSGEKSDKENEQHENEIKDIRKYQAEIINSMNENTIYKKFDTNEFEKMKQKMEDHSEICYPDYSMPCPLHFFRTSTGCVPLRTYEGPCNKIQNKLIYLYDEQKASWAEICEVNWPCMPLECSYGRDYNSVCPINWIDIGKGLCRNIYKNEKCAGDINFSNMSFEEKKSMEKKCGIIWKCKSITYTTNFDDICPLHWENIGNYKCKAPQDYKGPCPNISNLKKYNTQEKKENIENVCLVNWPYSIKVNEYQRDYNVDCPIGWSMMENGFCRAPENYKKSLKCKEEVSFDDMNADQKHSYSLACNVDFPFKDKQDCKRNYSFACPLGWIPSKKINYCKAPLNYKSSICKNVSKFKNILDNQKKYYLKFCDIDWPCEGEIQNSMIYTQISVDHLEEHGKKKYTRGPVDSETGLII; translated from the exons ATGAATTATcgttttgtttttcttctttctgtAATAATTTTGAACGTAATACAGAAGGGGTGTTGTTCGAGTTGGTTAAATCAAGAAGATAAAAAAGcaacattttcattttctggGAATTTAAAATTGGATATAAAGaatgataaagaaaacaaattaaatgattttgagaataacaaaaatgtaGAAAGATTGAATGAAGGTGTAACAAAAATTAtgcaaaaagaaaaagaattaatagaATCTAACAAGCACGTCAAag ATGTTGTTGATGAAGTTGGTATtgtgattaaaaaaaaatataacattaaCGAATTACCACCATCTGGTTTAACTAAA GATGAAGAGGAAGATGTAAAAGAAGACAGTGCATTTTTATCCGACGATTTAGAGGAGGCTGCAGAAAATTTCTCTTTATCTGGAGAaaag agtgataaagaaaatgaacagcatgaaaatgaaataaaagacATTAGAAAATATCAAGCAGAAATTATAAATTCGATGAACGAAAATACAATATACAAAAAGTTTGATACTAACGAATTTGAAAAAATGAAGCAA aaaatgGAAGACCATAGTGAG atatGCTATCCGGATTATTCTATGCCTTGTCCCCTACACTTTTTCCGAACTAGTACAGGCTGCGTTCCTCTTAGAACTTATGAAGGACCATGCAATAAG ATACAAAACAAATTAATCTATTTATATGATGAGCAAAAGGCAAGCTGGGCAGAAATATGCGAAGTAAACTGGCCGTGTATGCCCTTGGAGTGTTCATATGGTAGAGACTACAATTCAGTATGTCCTATAAATTGGATAGATATAGGTAAAGGGTTATGtcgaaatatatataagaatgaaAAATGCGCAGGGGATATAAACTTTTCCAATATGAGTTTTGAAGAGAAAAAAAGCatggaaaaaaaatgtgGAATTATATGGAAATGTAAATCTATTACATATACAACAAATTTTGATGATATATGTCCATTGCACTGGGAAAATATTGGTAACTATAAATGTAAAGCACCACAAGATTATAAAGGACCATGTCCAAATATatctaatttaaaaaaatataatacacaagaaaaaaaagaaaatattgaaaatgtCTGTCTTGTCAATTGGCCATATTCTATTAAAGTTAATGAGTATCAAAGAGATTACAATGTAGATTGTCCAAT tgGATGGTCTATGATGGAAAATGGATTTTGTCGAGCTCCtgaaaattataagaaaagTTTAAAGTGCAAAGAAGAAGTTTCTTTTGACGATATGAACGCTGATCAAAAACATTCCTACTCTCTTGCTTGTAACGTGGATTTTCCATTTAAag aTAAACAAGATTGCAAACGCAATTACTCATTCGCATGCCCGCTAGGATGGATACCttccaaaaaaattaattattgtAAAGCACCACTAAACTATAAAAGTTCGATTTGTAAAAATGTttcaaaatttaaaaatattttagataatcaaaaaaaatattatctgAAATTTTGTGATATTGATTGGCCCTGTGAAGGAGAAATACAGAATTCAATG atATACACTCAAATTAGTGTTGACCATCTTGAGGAACacggaaaaaagaaatataccaGAG GACCAGTCGATTCAGAGACAggattaattatttaa